Proteins encoded by one window of Rissa tridactyla isolate bRisTri1 chromosome W, bRisTri1.patW.cur.20221130, whole genome shotgun sequence:
- the LOC128902019 gene encoding LOW QUALITY PROTEIN: cyclin-dependent kinases regulatory subunit 2-like (The sequence of the model RefSeq protein was modified relative to this genomic sequence to represent the inferred CDS: substituted 1 base at 1 genomic stop codon), which produces MANKQIYYSDKYFDEQYEYXHVMLPRELSKQVPKTHLMSEEEWRRLSVQQSLGWVHYMIHEPEPHILLFRRPFPKDEQK; this is translated from the exons ATGGCTAATAAGCAGATCTACTATTCCGACAAGTATTTTGACGAGCAGTACGAGTATTG ACATGTGATGCTGCCAAGAGAACTTTCAAAGCAAGTACCAAAAACTCATTTAATGTCCGAAGAGGAATGGAGACGACTTAGTGTTCAGCAAAGTCTTGGCTGGGTTCACTACATGATCCATGAGCCAG agccaCATATTCTTCTTTTCAGAAGACCCTTTCCAAAGGATGAACAAAAATAA